In the genome of Piliocolobus tephrosceles isolate RC106 chromosome 20, ASM277652v3, whole genome shotgun sequence, one region contains:
- the ZGPAT gene encoding zinc finger CCCH-type with G patch domain-containing protein isoform X1: MDEESLESALQTYRAQLQQVELALGAGLDSSEQADLRQLQGDLKELIELTEASLVSVRKSKLLAALDEERAGQEDAEYQTFRETITEAVEAPAAAPESGSETVPKAEAGPESAAGGQEEEEGENEEELSGTKVSAPYYSSWGTLEYHNAMVVGAEEAEDGSAGVRVLYLYPTHKSLKPCPFFLEGKCRFKENCRFSHGQVVSLDELRPFQDPDLSSLQAGSACLAKHQDGLWHAARITDVDNGYYTVKFDSLLLREAVVEGDGILPPLRTETTGSDSDSDGTGDSSYARVVGSDTVDSGTCSSAFAGWEVHTRGIGSRLLTKMGYEFGKGLGRHADGRVEPIHAVVLPRAKSLDQCVETLQKRTRVGKAGTKPPRCQGRGARPGGRPPPRNVFDFLNEKLQGQAPGALEAGAAPAGRRSKDMYHASKSAKRALSLRLFQTEEKIERTQRDIRSIQEALTRNAGRHSVASAQLQEKLAGAQRQLGQLRAQEAGLQQEQRKADTHKKMTEF, from the exons ATGGACGAGGAGAGCCTGGAGTCGGCCTTGCAGACCTACCGTGCGCAGCTGCAGCAGGTAGAGCTGGCCCTGGGCGCCGGCCTGGATTCGTCTGAGCAGGCGGACCTGCGCCAGCTGCAGGGGGACCTGAAGGAGCTCATCGAGCTCACCGAGGCCAGCCTGGTGTCTGTCAGGAAGAGCAAGTTGCTGGCCGCGCTGGACGAAGAGCGCGCGGGCCAGGAAGATGCTGAGTACCAGACTTTCCGGGAGACCATCACTGAGGCGGTGGAGGCACCAGCAGCAGCCCCTGAGTCCGGATCAGAGACCGTTCCTAAAGCAGAGGCGGGGCCTGAATCTGCAGCAggtgggcaggaggaggaagagggagagaacgAGGAAGAGCTGAGTGGGACAAAGGTGAGCGCACCCTACTACAGCTCATGGGGCACTCTGGAGTATCACAACGCCATGGTAGTGGGAGCGGAAGAGGCGGAGGATGGTTCGGCGGGTGTCCGTGTGCTCTACCTGTACCCCACTCACAAGTCTCTGAAGCCGTGCCCGTTCTTCCTGGAGGGAAAGTGCcgcttcaaggagaactgcag GTTCTCCCATGGGCAGGTGGTCTCTCTGGATGAGCTGCGCCCCTTCCAGGACCCAGACCTGAGCTCCCTGCAGGCCGGCTCTGCGTGTCTGGCCAAGCACCAGGATGGCCTCTGGCACGCGGCACGCATCACCG ATGTGGACAATGGCTACTACACAGTCAAGTTTGACTCGCTGCTGCTGAGGGAGGCCGTGGTGGAGGGGGACGGCATCCTGCCCCCACTGCGCACAGAGACCACAGGGTCCGACTCAGACAGCGATGGCACAGGTGATTCCAGCTATGCCAGAG TGGTGGGGTCAGACACTGTGGACTCCGGGACCTGCAGCTCTGCCTTTGCTGGTTGGGAGGTGCACACACGAGGCATAGGCTCCAGACTCCTCACCAAGATGGGCTACGAGTTTGGCAAGG GTTTGGGCCGACACGCAGATGGCCGGGTGGAGCCCATCCATGCTGTAGTGTTGCCACGAGCGAAGTCGCTGGACCAGTGTGTGGAGACACTGCAGAAGCGGACCAGGGTTGGCAAGGCTGGCACCAAGCCCCCCAGGTGCCAGGGAAGAGGGGCCCGGCCTGGGGGCCGCCCACCTCCTCGGAATGTGTTTGACTTCCTCAATGAAAAGCTGCAAGGCCAGGCTCCTGGGGCTCTAGAGGCTGGGGCAGCCCCGGCGGGGAGGAGGAGCAAGGACATGTACCATGCCAGCAAGAGCGCCAAGCGGGCCCTGAGCCTGCGGCTCTTCCAGACCGAGGAGAAGATCGAGCGAACCCAGCGGGACATCAGGAGCATCCAGGAGGCTCTCACCCGCAACGCTGGCCG GCATAGCGTGGCGTCAGCCCAGCTGCAGGAGAAGCTGGCAGGAGCCCAGCGCCAGTTGGGGCAGCTCCGGGCTCAGGAAGCGGGCCTGCAGCAGGAGCAGAGGAAGGCAGACACCCACAAGAAGATGACTGAGTTCTAG
- the ZGPAT gene encoding zinc finger CCCH-type with G patch domain-containing protein isoform X2, whose translation MDEESLESALQTYRAQLQQVELALGAGLDSSEQADLRQLQGDLKELIELTEASLVSVRKSKLLAALDEERAGQEDAEYQTFRETITEAVEAPAAAPESGSETVPKAEAGPESAAGGQEEEEGENEEELSGTKVSAPYYSSWGTLEYHNAMVVGAEEAEDGSAGVRVLYLYPTHKSLKPCPFFLEGKCRFKENCRFSHGQVVSLDELRPFQDPDLSSLQAGSACLAKHQDGLWHAARITDVDNGYYTVKFDSLLLREAVVEGDGILPPLRTETTGSDSDSDGTVVGSDTVDSGTCSSAFAGWEVHTRGIGSRLLTKMGYEFGKGLGRHADGRVEPIHAVVLPRAKSLDQCVETLQKRTRVGKAGTKPPRCQGRGARPGGRPPPRNVFDFLNEKLQGQAPGALEAGAAPAGRRSKDMYHASKSAKRALSLRLFQTEEKIERTQRDIRSIQEALTRNAGRHSVASAQLQEKLAGAQRQLGQLRAQEAGLQQEQRKADTHKKMTEF comes from the exons ATGGACGAGGAGAGCCTGGAGTCGGCCTTGCAGACCTACCGTGCGCAGCTGCAGCAGGTAGAGCTGGCCCTGGGCGCCGGCCTGGATTCGTCTGAGCAGGCGGACCTGCGCCAGCTGCAGGGGGACCTGAAGGAGCTCATCGAGCTCACCGAGGCCAGCCTGGTGTCTGTCAGGAAGAGCAAGTTGCTGGCCGCGCTGGACGAAGAGCGCGCGGGCCAGGAAGATGCTGAGTACCAGACTTTCCGGGAGACCATCACTGAGGCGGTGGAGGCACCAGCAGCAGCCCCTGAGTCCGGATCAGAGACCGTTCCTAAAGCAGAGGCGGGGCCTGAATCTGCAGCAggtgggcaggaggaggaagagggagagaacgAGGAAGAGCTGAGTGGGACAAAGGTGAGCGCACCCTACTACAGCTCATGGGGCACTCTGGAGTATCACAACGCCATGGTAGTGGGAGCGGAAGAGGCGGAGGATGGTTCGGCGGGTGTCCGTGTGCTCTACCTGTACCCCACTCACAAGTCTCTGAAGCCGTGCCCGTTCTTCCTGGAGGGAAAGTGCcgcttcaaggagaactgcag GTTCTCCCATGGGCAGGTGGTCTCTCTGGATGAGCTGCGCCCCTTCCAGGACCCAGACCTGAGCTCCCTGCAGGCCGGCTCTGCGTGTCTGGCCAAGCACCAGGATGGCCTCTGGCACGCGGCACGCATCACCG ATGTGGACAATGGCTACTACACAGTCAAGTTTGACTCGCTGCTGCTGAGGGAGGCCGTGGTGGAGGGGGACGGCATCCTGCCCCCACTGCGCACAGAGACCACAGGGTCCGACTCAGACAGCGATGGCACAG TGGTGGGGTCAGACACTGTGGACTCCGGGACCTGCAGCTCTGCCTTTGCTGGTTGGGAGGTGCACACACGAGGCATAGGCTCCAGACTCCTCACCAAGATGGGCTACGAGTTTGGCAAGG GTTTGGGCCGACACGCAGATGGCCGGGTGGAGCCCATCCATGCTGTAGTGTTGCCACGAGCGAAGTCGCTGGACCAGTGTGTGGAGACACTGCAGAAGCGGACCAGGGTTGGCAAGGCTGGCACCAAGCCCCCCAGGTGCCAGGGAAGAGGGGCCCGGCCTGGGGGCCGCCCACCTCCTCGGAATGTGTTTGACTTCCTCAATGAAAAGCTGCAAGGCCAGGCTCCTGGGGCTCTAGAGGCTGGGGCAGCCCCGGCGGGGAGGAGGAGCAAGGACATGTACCATGCCAGCAAGAGCGCCAAGCGGGCCCTGAGCCTGCGGCTCTTCCAGACCGAGGAGAAGATCGAGCGAACCCAGCGGGACATCAGGAGCATCCAGGAGGCTCTCACCCGCAACGCTGGCCG GCATAGCGTGGCGTCAGCCCAGCTGCAGGAGAAGCTGGCAGGAGCCCAGCGCCAGTTGGGGCAGCTCCGGGCTCAGGAAGCGGGCCTGCAGCAGGAGCAGAGGAAGGCAGACACCCACAAGAAGATGACTGAGTTCTAG
- the LIME1 gene encoding lck-interacting transmembrane adapter 1 isoform X3, which translates to MRWGAQPRAAQRPSWPAPDRAEDPWPWAWVLALQDGAASVLGSSCPLGSRVLRPAPLAVVAVHSLPQEEGAEAAGEAAGQCDGSGSASRTPDCTSCTGARAAAGELPWALPAAAATARCAGPEATYSNVGLAALPGVSLAASPGVAEYARVQKRKGTHRSPQEPQLGKAEVTPAAQVDVLYSRVCKPKRRDPGPTTDPLDPKAQGAILALASELAYPTLPLRALDVDSSPLENVYESIRELGDPAGRSSTCGTRTPPASSCPSLGRGWRPLPAPNTQDLCSFLQSEARPPPRPASQLTAPVPGPRAGSP; encoded by the exons ATGAGGTGGGGAGCTCAGCCGAGGGCTGCACAAAGACCTTCCTGGCCTGCCCCAGACAGAGCTGAGGACCCCTGGCCGTGGGCTTG GGTCTTGGCTTTACAGGATGGGGCTGCCAGTGTCCTGGGCTCCTCCTGCCCTCTGGGTTCTAGGGTGCTGCGCCCTGCTCCTCTGGCTGTGGTCGCTGTGCACAGCCTGCCGCAG GAAGAGGGTGCGGAGGCAGCGGGCGAGGCTGCAGGGCAGTGCGATGGGAGCGGAAGCG CAAGTCGGACACCAGACTGCACGAGCTGCACCGGGGCCCGCGCAGCAGCAGGG GAGCTGCCCTGGGCTCTGCCGGCAGCTGCAGCCACTGCAAGGTGCGCTGGCCCCGAGGCCACCTATTCCAATGTGGGGCTGGCAGCCCTCCCCGGGGTCAGCTTGGCGGCCAGCCCTGGGGTGGCTGAGTATGCCCGCGTCCAGAAGCGCAAAGGGACCCATCGCAGTCCCCAAGAGCCACAGctggggaaggctgaggtgaCCCCGGCCGCTCAG GTGGACGTCCTGTACTCCAGGGTCTGCAAGCCTAAAAGGAGGGACCCAGGACCCACCACAGACCCGCTGGACCCCAAGGCCCAGGGAGCGATTCTGGCCCTGGCGAGTGAGCTGGCCTACCCGACCCTCCCGCTCAGGGCCCTGGATGTGGACAGCAGCCCCCTGGAAAACGTGTATGAGAGCATCCGGGAGCTGGGGGACCCTGCTGGCAGAAGCAGCACGTGTGGGACTCGGACGCCCCCTGCTTCCAGCTGCCCCAGCCTAGGGAGGGGCTGGAGACCCCTCCCTGCCCCGAACACTCAGGACCTGTGCTCCTTCCTCCAGAGTGAGGCCcgtcccccgccccgccccgcctcaCAGCTGACAGCGCCAGTCCCAGGTCCCCGGGCTGGCAGCCCGTGA
- the LIME1 gene encoding lck-interacting transmembrane adapter 1 isoform X1 encodes MGLPVSWAPPALWVLGCCALLLWLWSLCTACRRPEDALSPRKRVRRQRARLQGSAMGAEASLLRRTHLCSLSKSDTRLHELHRGPRSSRALRPASMDLLRPHWLEVSRDITRPPAALSAFPHQELPWALPAAAATARCAGPEATYSNVGLAALPGVSLAASPGVAEYARVQKRKGTHRSPQEPQLGKAEVTPAAQVDVLYSRVCKPKRRDPGPTTDPLDPKAQGAILALASELAYPTLPLRALDVDSSPLENVYESIRELGDPAGRSSTCGTRTPPASSCPSLGRGWRPLPAPNTQDLCSFLQSEARPPPRPASQLTAPVPGPRAGSP; translated from the exons ATGGGGCTGCCAGTGTCCTGGGCTCCTCCTGCCCTCTGGGTTCTAGGGTGCTGCGCCCTGCTCCTCTGGCTGTGGTCGCTGTGCACAGCCTGCCGCAG GCCTGAGGACGCTCTATCCCCCAGGAAGAGGGTGCGGAGGCAGCGGGCGAGGCTGCAGGGCAGTGCGATGGGAGCGGAAGCG TCACTGCTGAGGCGGACCCACCTCTGCTCCCTCAGCAAGTCGGACACCAGACTGCACGAGCTGCACCGGGGCCCGCGCAGCAGCAGGG ccctgcgGCCTGCCAGCATGGATCTCTTGCGCCCACACTGGCTGGAGGTGTCCAGGGACATCACCAGACCGCCGGCAGCCCTCTCTGCCTTCCCACACCAGGAGCTGCCCTGGGCTCTGCCGGCAGCTGCAGCCACTGCAAGGTGCGCTGGCCCCGAGGCCACCTATTCCAATGTGGGGCTGGCAGCCCTCCCCGGGGTCAGCTTGGCGGCCAGCCCTGGGGTGGCTGAGTATGCCCGCGTCCAGAAGCGCAAAGGGACCCATCGCAGTCCCCAAGAGCCACAGctggggaaggctgaggtgaCCCCGGCCGCTCAG GTGGACGTCCTGTACTCCAGGGTCTGCAAGCCTAAAAGGAGGGACCCAGGACCCACCACAGACCCGCTGGACCCCAAGGCCCAGGGAGCGATTCTGGCCCTGGCGAGTGAGCTGGCCTACCCGACCCTCCCGCTCAGGGCCCTGGATGTGGACAGCAGCCCCCTGGAAAACGTGTATGAGAGCATCCGGGAGCTGGGGGACCCTGCTGGCAGAAGCAGCACGTGTGGGACTCGGACGCCCCCTGCTTCCAGCTGCCCCAGCCTAGGGAGGGGCTGGAGACCCCTCCCTGCCCCGAACACTCAGGACCTGTGCTCCTTCCTCCAGAGTGAGGCCcgtcccccgccccgccccgcctcaCAGCTGACAGCGCCAGTCCCAGGTCCCCGGGCTGGCAGCCCGTGA
- the LIME1 gene encoding lck-interacting transmembrane adapter 1 isoform X2, with product MGLPVSWAPPALWVLGCCALLLWLWSLCTACRRKRVRRQRARLQGSAMGAEASLLRRTHLCSLSKSDTRLHELHRGPRSSRALRPASMDLLRPHWLEVSRDITRPPAALSAFPHQELPWALPAAAATARCAGPEATYSNVGLAALPGVSLAASPGVAEYARVQKRKGTHRSPQEPQLGKAEVTPAAQVDVLYSRVCKPKRRDPGPTTDPLDPKAQGAILALASELAYPTLPLRALDVDSSPLENVYESIRELGDPAGRSSTCGTRTPPASSCPSLGRGWRPLPAPNTQDLCSFLQSEARPPPRPASQLTAPVPGPRAGSP from the exons ATGGGGCTGCCAGTGTCCTGGGCTCCTCCTGCCCTCTGGGTTCTAGGGTGCTGCGCCCTGCTCCTCTGGCTGTGGTCGCTGTGCACAGCCTGCCGCAG GAAGAGGGTGCGGAGGCAGCGGGCGAGGCTGCAGGGCAGTGCGATGGGAGCGGAAGCG TCACTGCTGAGGCGGACCCACCTCTGCTCCCTCAGCAAGTCGGACACCAGACTGCACGAGCTGCACCGGGGCCCGCGCAGCAGCAGGG ccctgcgGCCTGCCAGCATGGATCTCTTGCGCCCACACTGGCTGGAGGTGTCCAGGGACATCACCAGACCGCCGGCAGCCCTCTCTGCCTTCCCACACCAGGAGCTGCCCTGGGCTCTGCCGGCAGCTGCAGCCACTGCAAGGTGCGCTGGCCCCGAGGCCACCTATTCCAATGTGGGGCTGGCAGCCCTCCCCGGGGTCAGCTTGGCGGCCAGCCCTGGGGTGGCTGAGTATGCCCGCGTCCAGAAGCGCAAAGGGACCCATCGCAGTCCCCAAGAGCCACAGctggggaaggctgaggtgaCCCCGGCCGCTCAG GTGGACGTCCTGTACTCCAGGGTCTGCAAGCCTAAAAGGAGGGACCCAGGACCCACCACAGACCCGCTGGACCCCAAGGCCCAGGGAGCGATTCTGGCCCTGGCGAGTGAGCTGGCCTACCCGACCCTCCCGCTCAGGGCCCTGGATGTGGACAGCAGCCCCCTGGAAAACGTGTATGAGAGCATCCGGGAGCTGGGGGACCCTGCTGGCAGAAGCAGCACGTGTGGGACTCGGACGCCCCCTGCTTCCAGCTGCCCCAGCCTAGGGAGGGGCTGGAGACCCCTCCCTGCCCCGAACACTCAGGACCTGTGCTCCTTCCTCCAGAGTGAGGCCcgtcccccgccccgccccgcctcaCAGCTGACAGCGCCAGTCCCAGGTCCCCGGGCTGGCAGCCCGTGA